The Thermobifida halotolerans sequence AAGCGAACCTCCTTCACGTGTCACGAGATCGTTCCCTCCTGTGGCCCTCATGTTTTTTGTGACACGAGATCGTTTATGCTATCCCCATAGGGGAGCGCATCGAAAAGAATCCTGGCCATGCCTGTTGCTCTAGAGTGCTCCCCGCGCACGCGGGGATGGTCCCGATCTAGTGTCTCGTTGCACATGCGGGCGAACATGCTCCCTGCGCATGCAGGGCTACAGGGTGAGGGAGTGAGCTCATGACAGGATCACTCCCTCACCCCAAGTTTCCCCACATTTGAGGAAATTTTCTGTTTGCGGCGCTTTCTCCCCTCTCATGCGGTGGAATGTTCCTCATGGCTTCCGATGACTCTCTGTCGCCTTGGCCGGGCGGACTGTCTGATGCCGCGCGGTCGGTATGGGCCAAGCACGACCGCGACATGGGCGGTTGGCTGCCGCTGTGGCGGCACATGGCTGACAGCGCCGCTGTGGCGGGGCGGCTGTGGGATGAATGGCTACCCCGTCAGGTGCGGCGACTGGTCGCCGACGCGCTCCCGGACGGTGCTGCTGATGCCCGGCGGTTGGCGGTGTGGCTGGCCGCGACCCACGACGTCGGGAAAGCCACCCCCGCGTTCGCCTGTCAGGTGGAGGAACTCGCCGGCACCATGCGCCGCGCCGGGCTGGACATGCCGCTGTACAAGCAGATGCCCGACCGCAAGTACGCCCCTCACGGCTTGGCCGGGCAGGTGCTGCTCCAGCAGTGGCTCACCGAACGGCACGGCTGGTCCAAGCGGGAGACCCTCCCGTTCACGATCGTCGCGGGCGGCCACCACGGGGTGCCGCCAACCCAGGCCGACATCAGCAACCTCACCCGGTACCCGGATCTGCTGCGCACGCCCCGCTGCGAGGACGTGTGGCGCGGTGTGCAGGACGAACTGCTCGACACCGCCGCCGCGGTCTGCGGGGTGGCGGAGCGGTTGGGCGAGTGGCGGCAGACCAGGCTGCCGCAGCCGGTGCAGGTGGTGCTGACAGCGCTGGTCATCGTCGCTGACTGGATCGCCAGTAACCCCGATCTCTTCCCCTACTTTCCCGACGGGTGCGCCACCGATCCCGAACGCATCGACACGGCCTGGAGCCGGTTGGACCTGCCCCGCCCCTGGCAGGCGGTGGAACCCGAGGAGGAGCCCGCGGCTCTGTTCGCCGCGCGCTTCGACCTGCCACCGGGAGCGGCGGTCCGCCCGACCCAGGAAGAAGCCGTGCGTCTGGCACGCGAGATGCCCGCCCCAGGGCTGATGATCATCGAGGCGCCGATGGGGGAAGGCAAGACCGAGGCCGCACTCGCCGTCGCCGAAATTTTCGCCGCCCGCTCCGGCGCTGGGGGCTGCTTCATCGCTCTGCCCACGATGGCCACCGGAAACGCCATGTTCCCGCGCATGCTCGACTGGCTGGGCCGTCTCCCCGACCAACGGGCCGAGCCAGGAGCGCACTCGGTGTTTTTGGCCCACTCCAAGGCCGCCCTGAACGAAAAGTACACCGAGCTGGCACGCCAGGGCCCCACCCGGATCGCCGACGTCGACCGCGACGGTGCGGAAGACGAGTGGCGATATCAAGCGGACGAACGGGTCGCCTCGGCGGAACTGGTCGCCCACCACTGGTTGCGCGGCCGGAAGAAAGGCATGCTGTCCTCGTTCGTGGCCGGCACGATCGACCAGCTGCTGTTCGCTGGACTGAAGAGCCGCCACCTGGCGCTGCGCCACCTCGCCGTGGCGGGCAAGGTGGTGGTGATCGACGAGGCGCACGCCTACGACACCTACATGAACTCCTACCTCGACCGGGTGCTGTCCTGGCTGGGTGCCTACGGCGTGCCGGTGGCGGTGCTCTCGGCGACCTTGCCCGCCCGTCGCCGCCGTGAACTCGTCGAGGCCTACACCGGTTCCACGGTTACCGACACCGATCTCGCTCAGGTGGAGAAGGCCGACGGCTATCCGCTGCTCACCGGCGCCGCTCCACAAGCGGCTCCGCGTATGTCTCTTCCCGCGGCCTCGGGGCGTGGCATCGACGTGCGCGTGGAGCGCCTGGACGACGACCTGGACGTGCTGGCCGACCGGCTGGACGAGGAACTCGGGGAAGGCGGTTGTGTCCTGGTCGTGCGCAACACGGTCGACCGGGCCCACCAGGCCGCCCAGCGCCTGCGTCAGCGCTTCGGCAGTGACCATGTGACCGTCGCCCACGCCCGTTTTGTGGACCTGGACCGGGTGGAGAACGACGCTGCACTGCTGGCCACGTTCGGCCCTCCGGAGAAGGTCGCGGAGGCCGGCGGAAAGCGCCCCGGAAAGCACATCGTGGTCGCCAGCCAGGTGGTGGAACAGTCCCTCGACGTCGACTTCGACCTGCTGGTGAGTGACCTCGCGCCGGTCGACCTGCTGCTGCAGCGAATGGGACGCCTGCACCGCCACCAGCGCGGCGAGGAGCAGAGCGAGCGTCCGGCGCGGCTGCGCACCGCACGATGCCTGGTCACTGGAGTCAACTGGACGGCGGAGGTCCCCGAACCGGTCCGAGGGTCCCGTCTGGTCTACCGGGACTATCCGCTGCTGCGCTCCCTTGCGGTGCTGGAACCCCACTTCGCGGGAACCGCTCAGACAGGAGGCACGGTCCGGCTGCCCGATGCCATCAGCCCGCTGGTGCAGGCGGCCTACGGCTCCGAATCGGTCGGCCCCGCCACATGGCAGGAAGCCTTGGAGAAGGCCCGGTACGACCACGAGGTTCACCAGTCCGAACAGCGCGTCAAAGCCGAGGACTTCCTGCTCGACAAGGTGAAGAAGCCCGGCAGAGCCCTGACCGGGTGGGTGGACGCCGGGGTGGGCGACGCCGACGACACGCGCAAGGGCGCGGCGCAGGTCCGCGACAGCCGCGAGAGCCTGGAGGTCCTGGTCGTTCAGCGGCGCGTCGACGGTGTGTTGACCACCCTCCCGTGGCTGAGCAAGAACCGCGGCGGCCTGGAACTGCCCACCGACGCGGTGCCCCCCGCCTGGCTCGCGCGCACTGTCGCCGCGTCGGCCCTGCGCCTGCCCTACCAGTTCGGCTTCCCCAAAGTCCTCGATCAAGCCATCGCCGAACTCGAAGCCGAATGCGTCCCGGCGTGGCAGACCAAGGAATCGCACTGGCTGGCAGGGGAGCTGATCCTGATCCTGGACGAGAACTGTCGTAGCCGCCTGGCAGGCTACGGCCTCCGCTACACCCGCACCGACGGTCTTGAGGTCCACCGTGACAACTGAAACCTCTCACCTCTCCTTCGACCTGGTCACGCGGCCGTGGCTTCCGGTGCAGTACCGGGACGGTTCCCAGAGTGAACTGTCGCTGCTGGAGGTCTTCGAGCAGGCGCCGCGCCTGCGTCGTCTCGTCGGGGACGTCCCCACCCAGGAGTTCGCGCTGGTGCGGCTGCTGCTGGCGGTCCTGCACGACGCGATCGACGGGCCCGAGGACTCCGACGAGTGGTCCGAGTTGTGGACGGAGGCCGAGGAAGAACAGGAACTGCCGGTCGACCGGATCGCGGACTACCTGGAGCAGCACCGCGACCGCTTCGACCTGCTGCACCCCACCACCCCGTTCTTCCAGGTCGCTGACCTGCACACCGCGAAGAACGAGATCTTCTCGCTGGACCGGATCGTCGCCGACGTCCCCAACGGGGCGCCGTTCTTCACCATGCGGGCCCGCGGTGTGGACCGCATCGGTTTCGCCGAGGCCGCACGCTGGGTGGTGCACGCCCACGCCTACGACGTCTCCGGCATCAAGTCCGGCGCCGTGGGCGACCCCCGCGTCAAGGGCGGCAAGGGCTACCCGCAGGGGGTGGGCTGGGCCGGAAACCTCGGCGGCATCCTGGTCGACGGCACGAACCTGTACGAGACGCTGCTGCTCAACCTCGTCGCCTTCGACACCGACAACCTCAGAGTCACCCCGGACGACCGTCCCGCCTGGCGGCACACACCCACCACCGCCGCCCCCACCGACGCCAAGGAACTGGCAGGCCGCCCGCAGGGCCTGCGCGACCTCTACACCTGGCAGAGCCGCCGCATCCGGCTGCACTACGACGCCGGCGGCGTGTACGGGGCACTGCTCACCTACGGCGACCCGCTGCCCGCGCGCAACATGCACAACCGCGAACCGATGACCTCATGGCGGCGCAGCCCGGCCCAGGAGAAGAAACTCGGACTGGCACAGGTCTACCTGCCACGCGAGCACGATCCGGCCCGCAGCGCCTGGCGTGGCCTGGGCGCGCTGGTAACGGGTCAGGTACACGGAGCCGAGCAGCGCGGTGAGGCCGCCACCGTCGTGCGGCCGCGCATCCTCGACTGGGTGGCCCGCCTCGTCAACGAGGAGTTCCTCCCCAAGGACTACCTCATCCGTGCCCGGCTCATCGGCGCCTTCTACGGCACCCAGCAGTCCGTCATCGACGAGATCGTCGACGACCAGGTGGCCATGGCCGTGGTGCTGCTGCACGAACGCGACAGCGGACTCGGACACACCGCAGTCAGAGCCGTCGAGGATGCCGAAGCCGCGGTCACCGTCCTGGGGAACCTCGCCACCGCGCTGGCCGAAGCCGCCGGAGCCGAACCCGAAACGCCTCGCGCCACGGCACGCGACCTCGGGTTCGGCGCACTCGACGGCCCCTTCCGCGCCTGGTTGAGCACCCTCACCCCTGGAGTTGACGCCGCCGAACGCCGTAGCGCCTGGCAGCAGCAGACCCATCGCATCATCAGCGGCCTCGGCCGGCAGTTGGTGCACGAGGCGGGGGAAGCGGCTTGGACCGGGCGGGTTGTCGAGATCAAGAGCGGCAACTCCGTCTGGCTCAACGCCTCCCATGCCGACCTGCGGTTCCGTACCGAACTGAAGAAGAGGCTCTCCATGTCCAGCACCGAGCAGACAGGCGAGGCAGCAGCGTGACCACCACCGACACCACGCGGACATCCCTGACCTGGGTGGGGACGTTCGTCGATCAGCGCGTCCGAGAAATCCAGGAAGGCTACCGCCAAGACCGCCCCGATGCCGTGGCGGCCTTGGCCCGACTGCGGCGAGGCGCGGGCAGGACCATCGAGGAAGCCCCCGACCTGTGGGGACTCGCCCTGGACGACCGGTTCTACGAAAACGCCCCCCGCATCGGTGAGGAGGAGATGAGCCGCGCCGAGAACGCCGCGCACATCGCCCTCACCCTCTATGCGGTCCATCAGCAGTCACGCCGCGACGACCGCATGCACCAGCGCGGCCGCGGCCTGGGCGAAGCCGTGCGCAGACTCATGCCTCCCGGCGAGATCGAGGAGCCGCTGCGCCGACGCTTCGTACAGGCGGGCAGCGCCACCACTGTCCACGTTCTCGCCTACCGGCTGCGCGAAATCGTCACACTGCTGCGCCGCGACGCCATCCCACTCGACTACGGACTGCTCGCCGACCAGATCCACCAGTTCCGAACCCCAGAGGGGGCGAAGAAGGTCCGCGCCGCATGGGGACGCGGATTCCACGCCTACCGGCCCAAGGCCACCCAAAACCCCGCACCGGGCACCGGCACCTCCACCGACACGACCGACAAGGACCACTCATGAGCCGCACCATCATCGACCTGCACATCCTGCAGACCGTCCCGCCCAGCAACCTCAACCGCGACGACACCGGCACCCCCAAGACCGCGATCTACGGTGGAGTGCGCCGCGCCCGGGTCTCCAGCCAGGCGTGGAAGCGCGCCACCCGCATGGCCTTCAACAGCCTGCTGCCCCCCGAGGACCTGGGCGTGCGCACCAAGCGCGTGGCCGAGTTGCTGGCCGAGCGGATCCGCCGCCTCGACAACTCCATCGAGGAGAAGGAAGCCTGGACCCTGGCCGCCGAAACCATCCAGGCCGCCACCGGATCCAAGATCGAGGTGCCCAAGCGCAAGGCCGCCGCGGCGAAGAAGAGCGAGGACAACCCCGCCCCCGAATCCTCCTACCTGATGTTCCTGAGTACCCGCCAACTCGACGGCCTGGCCGGGCTCGCCGTCGAGGGCCGCGCCGACATCAAGGCGTTCCTCAAGGACAAGGACACCAAGAAGCGGGCCAAGGAGATCGCCGACACCCGCCACTCGGTCGACATCGCCCTGTTCGGCCGCATGGTCGCCGACGGTGCCGACATCAACGTCGACGCCGCCGCCCAGGTTGCCCACGCCATCAGCGTGCACGCGGTGGAGAACGAGTCCGACTACTACACCGCCGTCGACGACCGCAACCCCGACGACGAGACCGGCGCGGGCATGATCGGCACCGTGGAGTTCAACTCCGCCACCCTCTACCGCTACGCCGCCCTCGACGTCGACCTGCTGCGCAAGAACCTCGGCGAAGGGCTGCGCGAGGACGAGTCGGTCACCGAACCGCTGCGCCGCGCTGTTGAGGCGTTCGTGCGCGGATTCGTCGA is a genomic window containing:
- the casB gene encoding type I-E CRISPR-associated protein Cse2/CasB encodes the protein MTTTDTTRTSLTWVGTFVDQRVREIQEGYRQDRPDAVAALARLRRGAGRTIEEAPDLWGLALDDRFYENAPRIGEEEMSRAENAAHIALTLYAVHQQSRRDDRMHQRGRGLGEAVRRLMPPGEIEEPLRRRFVQAGSATTVHVLAYRLREIVTLLRRDAIPLDYGLLADQIHQFRTPEGAKKVRAAWGRGFHAYRPKATQNPAPGTGTSTDTTDKDHS
- a CDS encoding CRISPR-associated helicase/endonuclease Cas3 yields the protein MASDDSLSPWPGGLSDAARSVWAKHDRDMGGWLPLWRHMADSAAVAGRLWDEWLPRQVRRLVADALPDGAADARRLAVWLAATHDVGKATPAFACQVEELAGTMRRAGLDMPLYKQMPDRKYAPHGLAGQVLLQQWLTERHGWSKRETLPFTIVAGGHHGVPPTQADISNLTRYPDLLRTPRCEDVWRGVQDELLDTAAAVCGVAERLGEWRQTRLPQPVQVVLTALVIVADWIASNPDLFPYFPDGCATDPERIDTAWSRLDLPRPWQAVEPEEEPAALFAARFDLPPGAAVRPTQEEAVRLAREMPAPGLMIIEAPMGEGKTEAALAVAEIFAARSGAGGCFIALPTMATGNAMFPRMLDWLGRLPDQRAEPGAHSVFLAHSKAALNEKYTELARQGPTRIADVDRDGAEDEWRYQADERVASAELVAHHWLRGRKKGMLSSFVAGTIDQLLFAGLKSRHLALRHLAVAGKVVVIDEAHAYDTYMNSYLDRVLSWLGAYGVPVAVLSATLPARRRRELVEAYTGSTVTDTDLAQVEKADGYPLLTGAAPQAAPRMSLPAASGRGIDVRVERLDDDLDVLADRLDEELGEGGCVLVVRNTVDRAHQAAQRLRQRFGSDHVTVAHARFVDLDRVENDAALLATFGPPEKVAEAGGKRPGKHIVVASQVVEQSLDVDFDLLVSDLAPVDLLLQRMGRLHRHQRGEEQSERPARLRTARCLVTGVNWTAEVPEPVRGSRLVYRDYPLLRSLAVLEPHFAGTAQTGGTVRLPDAISPLVQAAYGSESVGPATWQEALEKARYDHEVHQSEQRVKAEDFLLDKVKKPGRALTGWVDAGVGDADDTRKGAAQVRDSRESLEVLVVQRRVDGVLTTLPWLSKNRGGLELPTDAVPPAWLARTVAASALRLPYQFGFPKVLDQAIAELEAECVPAWQTKESHWLAGELILILDENCRSRLAGYGLRYTRTDGLEVHRDN
- the cas7e gene encoding type I-E CRISPR-associated protein Cas7/Cse4/CasC, translating into MSRTIIDLHILQTVPPSNLNRDDTGTPKTAIYGGVRRARVSSQAWKRATRMAFNSLLPPEDLGVRTKRVAELLAERIRRLDNSIEEKEAWTLAAETIQAATGSKIEVPKRKAAAAKKSEDNPAPESSYLMFLSTRQLDGLAGLAVEGRADIKAFLKDKDTKKRAKEIADTRHSVDIALFGRMVADGADINVDAAAQVAHAISVHAVENESDYYTAVDDRNPDDETGAGMIGTVEFNSATLYRYAALDVDLLRKNLGEGLREDESVTEPLRRAVEAFVRGFVESLPTGKVNTFGNHTLPDAVIVKVRTSRPVSFASAFEEPVTVTEDSGHLRQASERLAAYIPDIERAYGVEDDTDTWVLRVGQSTEKLSGLGTEVALPDLVTAVGAAVAQRAADQ
- the casA gene encoding type I-E CRISPR-associated protein Cse1/CasA translates to MTTETSHLSFDLVTRPWLPVQYRDGSQSELSLLEVFEQAPRLRRLVGDVPTQEFALVRLLLAVLHDAIDGPEDSDEWSELWTEAEEEQELPVDRIADYLEQHRDRFDLLHPTTPFFQVADLHTAKNEIFSLDRIVADVPNGAPFFTMRARGVDRIGFAEAARWVVHAHAYDVSGIKSGAVGDPRVKGGKGYPQGVGWAGNLGGILVDGTNLYETLLLNLVAFDTDNLRVTPDDRPAWRHTPTTAAPTDAKELAGRPQGLRDLYTWQSRRIRLHYDAGGVYGALLTYGDPLPARNMHNREPMTSWRRSPAQEKKLGLAQVYLPREHDPARSAWRGLGALVTGQVHGAEQRGEAATVVRPRILDWVARLVNEEFLPKDYLIRARLIGAFYGTQQSVIDEIVDDQVAMAVVLLHERDSGLGHTAVRAVEDAEAAVTVLGNLATALAEAAGAEPETPRATARDLGFGALDGPFRAWLSTLTPGVDAAERRSAWQQQTHRIISGLGRQLVHEAGEAAWTGRVVEIKSGNSVWLNASHADLRFRTELKKRLSMSSTEQTGEAAA